The genomic interval CCAATACAACTCCATAAGCCGCTGCAATTCCAATAGCTGGAGCTCCTCTAACTTTCAATTTCTTTATAGCGTCAAAACATTCCTCCACTGTTTCAATAGCTATTATCTCATTTACTGTTGGCAATTTGGTCTGGTCTATAATATAAACCTTCCCATCTCTATACTCAATTGTCCTTAGCATATCATTCTCTCCTTTCCAGCAGAGGGACGTCATTTCGTTTGGCTGGATGTTTCCCATCCAGCCAAACGAAACGTCCCCGTGGCTGCTTTTGTTATATAGATATATTATACTATATTTTTGTGTTTTCATTTATATATGTGTAATTTGCAACTATTGATTCTAATTTTAATTCAATTTCAATTAAATCTTTATCCTCATGGTATGCTTTAACTTCGACATCTCCTATTTTGCCTTCAAAAGGTATTTTATTTTCCTTAAAAATCATATCTGAAATTTTTCCATCTAAAATTGTATTTAAACACTCCGCTTTCTTATCATCACCAAAGAAAAAATCCTCTTCACTCATTATTACTCGCTGAATAAGCCTAACACCATACTCTTTAGATTCATTTGTTGATATTAATATTACTTTATCTTCTTGAAATTCCAATTTAGTATTAAATAATATTTTAAACCATTTTTTATATAAAAATTTTTTCAAGGTATTAAAGTAATAACCATAATATACTATATTGAAGAATCCCGATAACAGCCCACATAAACTAATTATTAAAGCATACACCCTAAAAACTACTAGCAACATTATAATTCTTGTTATTGCAAGTACAACTAGTATAAAAGAAATTATTAATGCAAACTTTCTTGGATAATTTTTTTTTATATTACATAGACCAACTATCCCAAGCAATACCATTATAATAGTAGATATTAAATAATAATAATCTGGCATAATAATCGCGTCTATACAGCCTAAACATCCAACTATAATTAAAAAATAAGACAACATTTTTATAACAGTAACTTTTCCTTCTGAATTTACAATTTTCCCAAAATTAATTTTTTCTTTTACATTCATATCCTAAAAACCCCCTTTAATAACCTCAAAAATAAGAAAAATATATAAATACTATAAACATAAGTTAAATATACTACTACTTTTTTGGCAAATCAATATATTTTAAGTAAAGACACTAATCCAGCTTTTTCAAGCCTAGTATTAGCAATTGACATGGTCTTTCTACTTTACTTTTATCAGTATTAACTATCAAGTTTAAGGTTTTGTTCAATATATTTTGTAATACTTTGCATTACTCTGTCAGCAGCTTTCTTGCTTTTAACATATATGTTACAGTTGTTTGCATATCTTGCAAATTTTAGACTTCTTTTAGTGAGTTATTTATCAAGCTCATTTTGCATTATATTGCTGAGTAAGGGCGATAAATTTTCACCTTGTGGTACTCCTAATGTTGTTGTATTTACAACTCCATTAATCATTTCAGTCCTTCCTAAATGTATACACGAGACCTTGCCACCGACTTCCTTCAGATTACATCTCACAATGGATGCCCATGCTAGACACACAAAAACGAACAGATAGCTATACTCTATCTGTTCGTTTTTGATTTTATATTATGAACTTTTGCAGCAGTAAAACTACTCTTCTATTTGCTCTTCAATTGGTTGTGTAACTATTGGATTTTCTGGTTCTACTTCAGTTTCTTCAACTATGCCATTCGTTCTATTGACGTTTATAGTCTTTACAGTTTCATTTCCTGCAAAATCAATTAATTTAACTGTTATAGAATTGTCTCCTTCTTTTAATGGAACCTCTACTGTTATAGTCTCATCTACTGGATGTACGTCCGAACTAAGTTCCATGCCATCAAATCTAAATTCTTCACTATCTCTTACATATAGTAGAAGGAATGGGAATTTATCTTTCATATTTATTTCAAGCTCTACTTTGTCAGAACTAGAATCTCTTTCTTTAACTTTTATATTTAATTCTGGTGGTGTTGAATCTACATAAAATCTTCTTGCAATACTCATAAATCCACCATTAGATGAAAATACTTCTACACTCACATTGTTGTATCCATCTGGGAAATTCATAGTCGTTGAATATTTATAGCCTGCTCCAGTTCTTGCTACCTCCTTTGGATTGTCTGGATTTAGAACTGTGATATTTTCATCATATACAGTTTCTATTTCTACTCCATTTATTTTAACTATTGGATTTTCTACATCAAATACCGCTCCTTCAACCAATATATCTCTTTCTTTATATGGATCCAACAATGTTGGACTTGTCAAATAAATAGATGGAACTGCATAATCAACAACTATACTTTTCATTCCTGCATTTGCAGCATAGTCAAATCCAACTACGGTCACTTCAGGATTTGTCATTCCATGAATTATCTCTTCTATTGGATATTCATATTCTCCTTTGCCTTCTTGAGCCTTTATTCCATTTGCAACCTTTTCATTGCCAACCCATATATCAAAAGCCATCAATCCTGAAGTTTCATCAGTAGCCTTCCAAGAGATATTGCCTGTAGTTGGATTGTATATTACATCTGTAATGATTGGAGCTTCTGTATCTACATATACTGGTATATTCTTTTCTTGCCAAGAATCACTGTTTTGAATTTTTGCCTTTATTTGATAATAATATAATCCATCTTCTACTATTTCATCTCCAACTTTTCCATTCCAAATTCTATCTGTTCTAAAAGAATATTCAGGTCTTTTTCTAGAACCATCTATATAATTTTTCCTTACAAACTGTTCAGTCTTTATAGTTCTTAAGTTTTCTTCATCCTTATTTAAAATATTGTATTGTACTTCTTCTGCATTTCTCAAGAAAGATAACAAAGGTGTTACTGTATCTGTGCCATTTAATTTTCCTGCTGGCGTTCCAGGACTTATAGCAGCTTTTCCAGGAATCATAAAGTAATTTTGATTATCAAGCATACCTGTCATTTTATAGAAAGCTTCTTCACCCAAATCTTTAAATCCATCAACAATGCTTGGTTCATCCCAATTTCCATAAAACCCTACATATGGAACAGTTAAATTTGGATGTGTATTAGTCACTTCTTCAAGCCTCACAAAACCTTCAACAAACATATTTCTATATGCTTCTGGATCGTTTGAAAAATCAACTGAAACTGTAAATTCTGTAGAACTATTTGCTGGAACTGTTATATCCCCTAAAGGTGATACATCTGCAACCATTTTTCTTGTCTGTAGCAAATTATATTCAGTTCCTTTATAGTTATAAATTAAATCTGTCAATACATCTACTTTTACTTTGTAAGTTATATCTTCATCTGAATCATTTATAGCTTTCAAATTCATTGAGAAATTGGTACTTTCAAAATCCTTCAATTCTACTTTTGCTTCACCATTATTCACATTGATTACTCTCACAGGAGTAGAAACTGCTCCATATAAGTTCATAATACCTGCACCTTGTTTTCTTGGAGAATATGGCATCCCATCTTCATCAGATACTACTTCAGCAGTATTCATCAAAAGCACTTTTGCAAGTCTTGCTTGCTCTCCTACAGACAGGTCTTTATATCTATCATCTTGTTTTATATACTGCCTAACTAATGCTGAACCACCTGTCACATGAGGTGCTGCCATACTAGTTCCACTCATTACCCCATAATTATTATTCTGAAGAGTTGAATAAATTTGTCCTCCAGGTGCAGTAATTTCAGGTTTCAATTCCAATGTAGGTGTTGTTCCCCAAGAACTAAAATCTGACATAGTTCCACCACTTGGATTTGGAGTCTTCATTACATCATCATGGAACTTAATATATTTTTCTTCAAGTTCCAACAATGCCAATCCTCCATTGTGACCTATGAATACAGCTGGAATATTTCCCTTTGGTGGATACATCATGCTCACTAATTCTTCTCCGCCATTAGCATGATTGTATACGATAACTCCCTTAGCTCCAGCATTTTGTGCATTCACTATTTTTTCTGTAAATGGAAGTCCTCCACGTATTATCAAAGCTACTTTTCCCTCTGCATTTTCAAGTTCTGCTGGTGTACCTATACCACAATCAACAAACTCTATTTTATCCTTGATAACTTTTGCTGGATTTATACTTCCTGCAACCATCATAGGGATCTTTAAAAAATTTCCACTTGGAGTT from Sporanaerobacter acetigenes DSM 13106 carries:
- a CDS encoding S8 family serine peptidase codes for the protein MRNIKKILSIVLALALFIPTLASAKSVDFETVQVDENLKVLEETGKEKFEGKQDIEIKGKVRVVVELKKEPAINLAAAKGIEYAELNKGERQKLEGEILSEQNAVLNDMESKNIAIEFDKKEELPRFTTAFNGFAGFVEYEDIEKIEELPRVEKVYISNEYERPVLEMSSSTGMVKAVPTWELGYKGEGTVIAIIDTGVDPRHKDMVLSEETEPKLTKEDVANKIKEDNLKGNYYTAKVPYGYNYYDLNNEILDLGPEASEHGMHVAGTVGANGNPDEGGVRGVAPEAQILAMKVFSNDPIYSTTFDDIYLDAIDEAIKLGADVLNMSLGSTASFYEQENPVNVAITNAVNNGIVCSISAGNSGYLSYGYDNPIKQNPDIGLVGAPGLSYDSIQVASIENLELSVPYLSYEENDENDEGEESLPKNSAIVGDDAYDFGYLNMTPIAQKAVVDTRKVDGQVYLKLGEKKIVDMDGREIEVENKEVEYFYPNGQKSYKLFGEMITPSGNFLKIPMMVAGSINPAKVIKDKIEFVDCGIGTPAELENAEGKVALIIRGGLPFTEKIVNAQNAGAKGVIVYNHANGGEELVSMMYPPKGNIPAVFIGHNGGLALLELEEKYIKFHDDVMKTPNPSGGTMSDFSSWGTTPTLELKPEITAPGGQIYSTLQNNNYGVMSGTSMAAPHVTGGSALVRQYIKQDDRYKDLSVGEQARLAKVLLMNTAEVVSDEDGMPYSPRKQGAGIMNLYGAVSTPVRVINVNNGEAKVELKDFESTNFSMNLKAINDSDEDITYKVKVDVLTDLIYNYKGTEYNLLQTRKMVADVSPLGDITVPANSSTEFTVSVDFSNDPEAYRNMFVEGFVRLEEVTNTHPNLTVPYVGFYGNWDEPSIVDGFKDLGEEAFYKMTGMLDNQNYFMIPGKAAISPGTPAGKLNGTDTVTPLLSFLRNAEEVQYNILNKDEENLRTIKTEQFVRKNYIDGSRKRPEYSFRTDRIWNGKVGDEIVEDGLYYYQIKAKIQNSDSWQEKNIPVYVDTEAPIITDVIYNPTTGNISWKATDETSGLMAFDIWVGNEKVANGIKAQEGKGEYEYPIEEIIHGMTNPEVTVVGFDYAANAGMKSIVVDYAVPSIYLTSPTLLDPYKERDILVEGAVFDVENPIVKINGVEIETVYDENITVLNPDNPKEVARTGAGYKYSTTMNFPDGYNNVSVEVFSSNGGFMSIARRFYVDSTPPELNIKVKERDSSSDKVELEINMKDKFPFLLLYVRDSEEFRFDGMELSSDVHPVDETITVEVPLKEGDNSITVKLIDFAGNETVKTINVNRTNGIVEETEVEPENPIVTQPIEEQIEE